A single Amphiura filiformis chromosome 8, Afil_fr2py, whole genome shotgun sequence DNA region contains:
- the LOC140158373 gene encoding L-gulono-1,4-lactone dehydrogenase-like yields MNYIGSFFKDIYQKMAGSCDIVDCCFGLRPCHQCIFPCIKKCGYANRTVFYNYDGTESVEPLVDYFKPTNSLATKNLVRGMSLDKAVLKKGLTAVEQIAAVINFAHENELRVRAVGTGSSWSKLTNVRDILMDMTNLDQILKAEPQNEDGSIYHIEVQAGMKLHDLVREIDVKYGMSLPCMGNYAGQTIAGIISTSTHGTGQDYPTMSNFVVEIHMVIARGIQIKVRAAADGEEDEDFESVERRINAAKYGDAPLEIHSTDVFRAVAVGFGSLGAIYSVTLECVPVYNIEETRHYIEMDWPSDKQTGHFETPSELKELASGAGRYFSFFVNPFPRKSWQDADRTVLRSVYFSGERTDETGSCQCDCCMAFQCCVCTGCRGQSACQIVQTDCAATCLQIVANCLPSFIPSFADCGLHQFARDAPYIQKWYNVLTFTNGNLHLKTAEYCIPVEDMDNALKDIVRIMQDYGKLYRAYTLLPIYVRMVKADDLYLSPANRRRPDGKEVDRFCYIEVSFLPGAYGVDEFHRKVEDYMFKHYMARPHWAKNHFLNFNRVDKLYPDLHKWKRVYLLFNSDGTFDNEFTRKVGFEDLRDCECSSEKQQRINCSHRETDQVSETVTQQPSRVNAAHAQDYQNELHTECLHNHHCTSNVSTVDAEVISSQPMKSAGDFLPSLTAENSSPRPANCRQHCLHHVNRTDG; encoded by the exons ATGAATTATATAG GATCTTTCTTTAAAGACATCTATCAAAAGATGGCAGGATCTTGCGACATAGTGGATTGTTGCTTTGGACTACGTCCATGTCATCAATGTATCTTTCCTTGCATTAAAAAATGTGGCTATGCCAATAGAACTGTGTTTTATAACTACGATGGAACAGAGAGTGTGGAACCTTTAGTGGATTACTTCAAACCAACAAATTCACTCGCTACAAAGAATTTAGTCAGAG gAATGTCTCTTGATAAGGCAGTTTTGAAGAAAGGTTTAACGGCCGTCGAACAGATCGCCGCTGTTATCAACTTTGCTCATGAGAACGAGCTAAGAGTACGAGCTGTCGGGACAGGTTCCTCTTGGTCAAAACTGACCAACGTCCGAGATATTCTTATGG ATATGACAAATTTGGACCAAATTCTGAAAGCAGAACCACAAAATGAAGATGGAAGCATCTATCACATAGAGGTTCAAGCCGGGATGAAGTTGCACGATTTAGTCCGGGAAATTGACGTGAAATATGGGATGAGTTTGCCTTGTATGGGGAACTACGCCGGACAGACAATAGCAGGAATAATTAGCACATCGACACATGGAACGGGGCAAGATTACCCCACAATG tCTAATTTTGTGGTGGAAATTCACATGGTGATCGCCCGAGGGATTCAAATAAAGGTCAGAGCAGCAGCAGATGGAGAGGAAGATGAAGACTTTGAGTCTGTCGAAAGACGGATTAACGCTGCCAAATATGGCGATgctccacttgaaatccacagtaCTGACGTCTTCAGAGCTGTTGCAGTTGGATTCGGGTCTCTCGGTGCCATATATTCAGTAACTCTTGAATGTGTCCCTGTGTACAACATCGAAGAAACAAGACATTACATTGAGATGGATTGGCCATCTGACAAACAAACGGGACATTTTGAGACCCCTTCAGAGCTCAAAGAACTTGCATCGGGAGCTGGGAGatacttttcattttttgtcaaccCATTTCCGAGAAAAAGTTGGCAAGATGCTGACAGAACTGTTCTGAGAAGTGTGTATTTCTCTGGGGAACGAACCGATGAGACGGGTAGTTGCCAATGTGACTGTTGTATGGCGTTCCAGTGTTGTGTCTGTACGGGGTGCAGAGGACAGAGTGCCTGCCAGATTGTCCAG ACGGACTGTGCGGCAACATGTCTTCAGATCGTAGCCAATTGTCTTCCATCATTCATTCCTTCCTTTGCTGATTGTGGATTGCATCAATTCGCGCGGGATGCGCCTTACATTCAGAAGTGGTACAACGTGTTAACATTCACCAATGGCAATTTACA TCTCAAGACAGCTGAATATTGTATTCCCGTGGAAGACATGGACAACGCATTAAAGGACATCGTCAGGATTATGCAAGATTACGGGAAACTTTACCGCGCTTACACTCTTCTACCCATCTAtgtgcgcatggtcaaagcagaCGATTTGTACTTGAGTCCCGCCAATAGGAGAAGACCAGACGGCAAAGAAGTAGACAGATTTTGCTACATTGAG GTTTCGTTTCTTCCTGGAGCATATGGCGTAGACGAGTTCCATCGAAAAGTCGAAGACTACATGTTCAAGCACTACATGGCAAGACCACACTGGGCCAAAAACCACTTTCTCAACTTCAACAGAGTGGATAAGCTTTATCCAGATTTGCACAAATGGAAGAGAGTCTACCTCTTATTTAACAGTGATGGAACATTCGATAATGAATTCACAAGGAAGGTCGGGTTCGAAGATCTGAGAGACTGTGAATGTAGTTCAGAAAAGCAACAAAGAATTAACTGCTCTCACAGAGAAACCGACCAAGTAAGCGAGACTGTGACGCAACAGCCAAGTAGAGTCAATGCCGCACATGCGCAAGACTATCAAAATGAACTGCACACGGAGTGTCTTCACAATCATCATTGCACAAGTAATGTGTCAACAGTTGACGCAGAGGTCATCAGTTCACAGCCAATGAAATCAGCAGGAGATTTTCTTCCGTCCCTTACGGCGGAAAACTCTTCACCCCGTCCTGCTAACTGCCGACAGCACTGTCTACACCACGTCAACAGAACCGACGGATAA